The genomic interval CTTTTTTATGCTACTATAAAATGACATACAAGATGTAAATAATCCTATTTAACTCCTTATTTACATCTCATCTAATACATGAATACCGAAATAAGACTCAACAATGTGAGAACTTCGCTACCCAAGGAACCTTCTCTATAGCCATAAATTATATTAGCACTGCCAAGAGATGTGGAAAAAGTTTATGGTCTGAAGGACTAGCGTGCAATCAATCGGCTAGAATAATAATAGCTATTGGTCATAATCTTAACCGCACACATGGAGTCATCTTCTGCGGTGTCTACTTATTTCACGAATTTAGATTAGCAGTTCTTGTAAGGGACTTTCATACGGTCACGGtgtaaaagacaaaataaatgGTCCCCATATTTATCTGGCATTTAGACTCTTTACCTCTTTCTTGCCTGCTTGAACAATCTAAATATTGGGCCAGGTGGCGAAAAAAATCTTCCACATTAAACTTGAAATTGAATTACCTCATTCATTCATCAATATATTATTCATCTATTTTACCTTATTCAGATAAATACCTTCTGATTTACCATAAAAACGAGAGAAAGTATCACATGCAAAATAAGTATTGCttcagaaaaataatataaacaataaaagcaaaattttatttaataaatatttaaagtgCTTTCACTATTTGGCCACGACATTCAAGGGTTGTATCTAGTATAAATTGTTAGGTCAGTCAATCATTTAGAGTGCCTACGTCCTTTGGTATTGACGCTGAGAGACATCTGTGTTTGTGTCCGAGCTCAAAGAGCCAGTTGAGATAATCGACCTAAATAATTTAAGGAAAACGAGCTACTTACTGGACACTAGAACTAGGGACCGACCAACCAAGAAGATGGACTAGCTAGGAAGGGATACTTGCGTATACCTAAGAATTGTTCGACGACAAACTCGTTCCATAAGCATAATCAACTATAATGCCAATCATTATTAACCACAGAGAACATTCATTCAGTGGGGACCAGACACCTTAAATTATGACCTGATCAATAAATAAcccaaattcatatttaatccACCAGATGAACAACAATACGACGCCACAACGACATATCTATGAAGTTGAAAAGTTGACAGTTTAACTCCATAACCATTATCATTATACACGTCTTGATTCAGTGTACAACAGAGTACACTAACTTCATGCCACCTCGTTTCAGAGCTTATCACAGATAGTGCAACTAAATTGGGGATAATACTCGGATCCAAGGAGTTCATGACAATTATAAATAGGGGACTTAGGCTCCCGTAAAACCACCCTCATTCGAACTAACGCTTAGCTAAATAAACTCTACTTTTCTCTACCTTACTTGGCATTGAAGTGTTTTGGAGATACTTCTCCCCGCATTGGAGACAAAGTAAAAATAGGCAAATCACCATTAATTTAGGTGTGATTTGTGTCTCTCGTACTGAGTTTTCCTCTAATTAGCGCACCAATgactgttttttttcttctaacggtaaatataacacaattacgaaatctaaaatttaaatttaatatatgatatttaacttaatattattagtatttattaGTAAAGTAGGCCTTACCgacaaatttgtgttttttatatAAAGACAATTACAATcttatatttagtttatttttgtagtgaattatattttacttaataaaacatactttatattttaaagggcgtgttaacattaaaaaaaatgttttacacgatagtttttcttaaaatatcatACCATTAAAAAAAGGCGTGTAagctttttattatttttgttaaacgcaaaaaattgaaataagcATCCAGAGAAGAAAAACCAGAATTGAAAAGGAAAACATTGCACTACCCTCCAAGAGTCGAAACGCCAAACTTGTTACAGCCACCAAACCGAGTGTCGTCAACGTGTACAATTCCACAAccactttaattatttattcattcatctctttattattaatttatttttacttatccAGCACTCCAAATTAAACTCACACaaaatctttatctctttttctCTCCCTTTGCGTTTCCCCTTTTATCTTCGATCTCCGTTCGTGTCTTCTATTCAATCAAATGGGTCCACTCGTGCTCAGCCAATTGGCAACCGGTTTAAGTGTCCTAGCCGGAGCGGTTCTCGTTAAATCGGTCATGGACCAAAAACCTATGGCCGGTCCATTTCCTCGATGTCCCAGTTGCAACGGAACCGGTCGAGTCCCTTGCCTCTGTTCCCGCTGGTCAGACGGTGATGTCGGTTGTAGTACTTGTGCCGGTTCGGGTCGGATGGGTTGCAGCAGTTGTGGTGGGTCCGGAACCGGTCGACCCTTACCTGCCAGAATCGCAATTCGGCCTTCGAACCGCCCTTCTTAGTTGACCGGTTCGGTTTGGAGTTTGTTCTCATCGTAGCTCCGGTTAGcgttagtaacattttatacttgttttttatttttatttttttttaccttcacATCCCTTATTAATCAATCATATAGGTATTTGTGTAATATAAAGTGCAAATTTGTCACTTGAAATAGAGAGGAAAAGGgatattgttgtaattaaattaCTGTAAGTGAGATTCTTGATCATCaccatataattttaattaatcctATTTAGACTCTCTTCAGCAAAGACTTTGATTTTGGGCCTTGCATTAAATTGTATAAAGCGATGTACTCTATAAAGTTACTATATACTTTGCTGTGATGTGAAATTGTGAATCAGTTGTACAAAGCAGCAATACATTAACTATATGTTTGGAATAACCTTAGTTTTAACAAAATCGTAGTGGCTTTGTGTTTTTGTTGACAATCACGGTGGCCGGCCGCTTTATTTTTTGTCAATCCTATTGTAAAATTGAACAGAACATAAATGTGTGTTTAGTTctgataaaaattgattttataaaatttaatttagctATATGTgaattaaatgtaaaattaactatattttatatttacatgATAATGAGTTCAAGAGTTTGAATATGAAGTGAAACCAAATATACACTAAATATCTATTTAGTATAACGGTAAACCACTGCCACTGCACGTTCCAAGTCAATTCCACTGCAATATTTAACTTTAGCTTTTTGGTAAACGCACTTCTAGAATCACTCTGCCATATGATCACACATCGGCTAAGGTGTGTGTTGGCTCTATGGTAGTGTAAATTTGCTTCGAAGCTATTTAGGGTGATATTACCGAAGTAATTGTTTTAGGACTAAAATCaacctttaaatttttttttacttaatagaaatttcttatactctaatattttttaaattaataaaatattatttaaaattaatattatttcaataaatataaaaacaaatattaaattaattgattttatcatcaattaaaaaaaaaattataaaaaattaattatattaatgtttaattTCTTATAAATTTTCTCCAACGTAATTATATTCAAGTCATATCGAACATCAAATATGGATATCTCTTCCAATAGCTTTacattttaaagtatttatattcatacaaatttttaataattattttagtaattttgtaaaaaatgtaattatagACTTTGAAATATCTGATATTAATGTTCTTTTTATGTCTCTATATGTGTTGAAGCCACCTTAAAAGTATCACATCAGAAATAAATTTGAGcattaactttattttgtttaaatattaataaaaaactattcaataaattaaatattatattagctTAATACAATTTACGGAGTGCAACACGTTTGTATGAATATAAATCATAGTTATTAAATAAGTTATTACAGAAATAATTGAGGAAGTTGTTATTGGAAAAAGAACAATAAAGTATTGTTTACCACAATAAATGTTGGAATCAATTCTCACATACAATTGAACATTTCATAGTTGTTACTTCTAACTAATTGGGAAAAGGGAAGAAATATTACTTTCTTCAATATATCAACTAAAATCTATCTAAGGTGTCTT from Cicer arietinum cultivar CDC Frontier isolate Library 1 chromosome 5, Cicar.CDCFrontier_v2.0, whole genome shotgun sequence carries:
- the LOC101507616 gene encoding uncharacterized protein, producing MGPLVLSQLATGLSVLAGAVLVKSVMDQKPMAGPFPRCPSCNGTGRVPCLCSRWSDGDVGCSTCAGSGRMGCSSCGGSGTGRPLPARIAIRPSNRPS